The following coding sequences lie in one Myxococcales bacterium genomic window:
- a CDS encoding oligosaccharide flippase family protein: MPTKRLEASAAKASTNVLYACMQVLCVSLGLFLVYRAVIRSLGPGQLGVWALVTSWVAISGALSLGVPAGVVRFTAKYLAIGDKRSAEAILSTALLFTMVSSSLMVLLAYPLGLHFIPVFFDVVSQERDALRIFPMSLLVFWVSSVASTVLSALDGAHRIKQRTIVWIISTVIFAMLSLLLVQRWQLMGLMYAQVIQYISLFAVGYLFLRPALRINISTCSVSAFRELLAYGSILQIANLCAMAYDPVTKSLIAWFGGAAATGYYEMAQRVIIQLRSVVVSSCQALLPTFASRSFSDAAKQEAGFYETVANITTFFSVPAFTLLVLSLPIVSILWIGSYQPAFVLYGILLAVGWTTNAISAPAYFASLGTGLVRQVAAAHLIMALLNIILGGVGGMLGGPVGVAMGWSMSLTVGSVIHIWAYRRWTMHDGPTFSKISNLRLIVAGLFGYSTAIGLLAKPGSLSITVSAVAIALAGLGWTAWIHPSRVAIWCWATRRDAAASV, translated from the coding sequence GTGCCCACTAAACGTCTCGAGGCTTCTGCCGCGAAGGCCAGCACAAACGTTCTTTATGCCTGCATGCAGGTCCTATGCGTAAGCCTGGGGCTATTCTTGGTTTACAGGGCCGTGATCCGCTCTTTGGGCCCAGGACAGCTGGGGGTCTGGGCGCTCGTTACGTCATGGGTGGCTATAAGCGGCGCATTGAGCCTAGGGGTTCCGGCGGGGGTCGTCCGCTTCACTGCGAAGTATCTTGCAATTGGCGACAAACGATCAGCGGAGGCCATTTTGAGCACCGCTTTGTTGTTCACAATGGTCAGTTCGTCGCTGATGGTACTCTTGGCCTATCCCCTAGGTCTGCACTTCATCCCCGTGTTTTTCGACGTTGTGAGCCAAGAGCGCGATGCGCTGCGCATTTTTCCAATGTCTTTGCTGGTGTTTTGGGTGTCCTCTGTCGCCAGCACCGTTTTGTCTGCTCTCGACGGAGCTCATCGCATCAAACAGCGAACCATCGTCTGGATAATAAGCACCGTCATTTTTGCTATGCTAAGCCTGCTTCTCGTTCAACGTTGGCAGCTTATGGGACTGATGTATGCTCAAGTAATACAATACATTTCACTCTTCGCTGTTGGGTATTTGTTTCTGCGCCCTGCTCTCAGAATAAATATATCCACGTGTAGCGTTTCGGCATTTCGGGAACTTCTCGCTTACGGCAGCATATTGCAGATAGCCAATCTATGTGCCATGGCCTACGACCCCGTTACTAAATCGCTGATCGCCTGGTTCGGAGGTGCTGCCGCCACCGGCTACTATGAGATGGCCCAACGTGTAATCATTCAATTGCGTTCAGTCGTGGTCTCATCTTGTCAAGCCTTATTGCCAACGTTTGCTTCTCGCTCATTTTCGGATGCTGCGAAGCAAGAGGCAGGGTTTTATGAGACAGTTGCGAACATCACGACTTTTTTTTCGGTCCCAGCCTTCACCCTTCTTGTGCTGTCGCTCCCCATTGTCAGCATTCTCTGGATCGGCTCTTACCAGCCTGCGTTCGTACTATATGGAATCCTGCTGGCCGTGGGTTGGACGACCAACGCCATTTCGGCGCCAGCGTATTTCGCCAGTCTTGGCACTGGGCTCGTAAGACAAGTCGCCGCAGCTCATCTGATCATGGCGCTCTTGAATATCATTTTGGGGGGTGTCGGCGGTATGCTGGGCGGCCCGGTCGGCGTGGCGATGGGCTGGTCTATGTCCCTTACTGTGGGGAGCGTTATACATATTTGGGCCTATCGTCGTTGGACGATGCATGATGGCCCGACATTTTCCAAGATCTCCAACCTCAGGCTTATCGTCGCCGGCTTGTTCGGCTACTCGACTGCCATAGGCCTTCTGGCAAAGCCTGGAAGCCTCAGCATCACGGTTTCCGCTGTTGCGATCGCGCTTGCGGGGCTCGGATGGACTGCGTGGATACACCCCAGCCGAGTGGCTATCTGGTGTTGGGCGACCCGTCGCGACGCTGCAGCGTCGGTCTAG
- a CDS encoding glycosyltransferase produces MKEGLPHPFSCAFGSKLGNKDGPVLVFDLDTTGHHTTYLRYLLQYWKAHSFKKLVLIVGHNFPVYDELEVSPPHIVIVRVAPEQRQLPHFVKRMGRFPCALWTCWLEWRLLNFYAKQWGASHCMVMYMDLILYGPLALHFPLHCEVSGIYFRPAFHYGPLGWTNNSRREQIRSLRQRCLLGSALRHERLRTVFCLDPYAVGPINQLTPHQKAVFLPDPVESTSSAGLKNARRTLISVEADRRVLLFFGYITRRKGIGQLLSALKILPDDIARRSCLLLAGKIDPAIENLVTTGLAELSACSPLQVISHASVVPEPQVMDYFFACDIVLCPYQHHVGMSGVLLRAAISRRPVIVSNYGLLGAFADQHKLGIAIDADSPIQIANAISKLVRETPMPMSDTAVRTLEQQYSASNFCKTILKHITESH; encoded by the coding sequence ATGAAAGAGGGACTCCCGCATCCGTTTAGTTGTGCTTTCGGTAGCAAGCTCGGAAACAAGGACGGCCCCGTATTGGTTTTTGATCTGGATACGACAGGTCATCACACTACATATTTAAGATATCTCTTACAATATTGGAAGGCCCACAGCTTCAAGAAGCTTGTCTTGATCGTGGGACATAATTTCCCGGTATACGACGAGCTTGAAGTCTCCCCCCCGCATATCGTCATAGTTCGGGTCGCCCCTGAGCAGCGGCAACTTCCGCATTTCGTGAAGCGCATGGGCCGCTTTCCATGCGCCTTGTGGACATGTTGGTTGGAATGGCGCTTGCTAAACTTTTACGCCAAGCAATGGGGCGCAAGTCACTGTATGGTCATGTACATGGATCTGATCCTCTATGGTCCATTGGCGCTTCATTTTCCTTTACACTGCGAAGTGTCTGGGATCTATTTTCGACCTGCTTTTCACTATGGCCCATTGGGATGGACGAACAACTCCCGAAGGGAGCAAATCCGATCACTTAGGCAAAGGTGTCTCTTAGGCAGCGCGTTGCGGCATGAACGCCTACGCACCGTGTTCTGCTTGGATCCGTACGCAGTGGGGCCCATCAATCAACTGACCCCGCACCAAAAAGCCGTTTTTCTTCCAGATCCAGTCGAATCCACTTCAAGTGCGGGATTAAAGAACGCAAGGCGAACGCTGATTTCTGTCGAGGCTGATCGGAGAGTCTTGTTATTTTTCGGATACATCACACGCCGCAAAGGGATCGGACAGTTGTTAAGTGCGCTTAAAATTCTGCCGGATGATATTGCTCGACGGAGCTGCTTGCTCCTAGCTGGGAAAATTGATCCCGCAATAGAAAATCTGGTCACCACCGGACTAGCCGAACTATCGGCGTGTTCGCCATTGCAAGTCATTTCTCACGCCAGCGTGGTGCCGGAACCTCAGGTGATGGACTACTTTTTTGCTTGCGACATCGTTCTTTGTCCATACCAACACCATGTCGGCATGAGTGGAGTTTTATTGCGTGCGGCAATTTCCCGAAGACCGGTGATCGTATCCAACTATGGCCTGCTCGGCGCGTTTGCCGACCAACATAAGCTTGGCATCGCCATAGATGCTGACTCTCCCATACAGATTGCAAACGCGATAAGCAAGCTCGTACGCGAGACTCCCATGCCCATGAGCGATACTGCCGTGCGAACGTTGGAACAACAGTATAGCGCGAGCAACTTCTGCAAGACTATTTTGAAGCATATCACCGAAAGCCACTAA
- a CDS encoding glycosyltransferase, which produces MRVLHVVENFSEDNYGVTTALTELAGALRRSGHDVHILSTAVRAHHPPSSLVTYAPLAKPRGLAWRYAPGFGQLFADALPDANLVHIHGVWMHPVLCAARLSNRHSKPFILSPHNMLSDYSWRHSFAKRIKKSVYWQFARPDLERAAVVHALSTLECAAIKQRFPHNPVVVIPNGIDVERVARYARDPVMPVRPYFAFLGRLDPVKGIELLLESYAQLPRPRRIALRIAGPPSSPAYKARLVVMMHRLGLSDDVTLEPGIDGKEKFRYLAESWAVCLPSISEGISCVALEAMACNAPIITTPGSGLQSDAEGACVIAERGLTAFSGALSDAASWTMAERSRRAKASGNLARHKYAWDQVVSSYICMYDDIIARAVHRGRRDDRACLVPSGGV; this is translated from the coding sequence ATGCGAGTATTGCATGTGGTCGAGAATTTTAGTGAAGACAACTATGGTGTCACCACCGCGTTAACGGAGCTAGCCGGAGCGCTTAGGAGATCCGGGCACGATGTTCATATTCTCTCCACGGCGGTTCGCGCGCATCATCCTCCGTCGAGTTTGGTAACTTACGCGCCACTCGCCAAGCCGCGTGGTTTAGCGTGGCGATACGCGCCCGGGTTTGGTCAGCTTTTTGCCGACGCGCTGCCTGACGCTAATCTTGTCCACATTCACGGTGTTTGGATGCACCCAGTGCTTTGCGCTGCTCGCCTATCAAATAGGCACTCGAAGCCGTTTATTCTCTCACCCCACAATATGTTGAGTGATTATTCGTGGAGACATAGTTTTGCGAAACGGATAAAGAAATCGGTGTATTGGCAATTTGCGCGTCCCGATTTGGAACGTGCCGCTGTCGTTCATGCGCTTTCAACGCTAGAGTGCGCGGCAATAAAACAACGTTTTCCGCATAATCCCGTGGTCGTGATCCCGAACGGCATCGACGTGGAGCGAGTTGCGCGCTATGCGCGAGATCCGGTCATGCCTGTACGACCCTATTTCGCGTTTTTGGGTCGTCTGGATCCGGTGAAGGGCATTGAGCTTCTGCTCGAATCCTACGCGCAGCTACCACGTCCTCGTCGAATCGCTTTGCGTATTGCGGGTCCCCCCAGCTCACCGGCATATAAGGCCAGGCTTGTGGTTATGATGCATCGTTTGGGATTAAGCGACGACGTAACCCTCGAGCCTGGCATAGATGGAAAAGAAAAGTTTCGCTATTTGGCAGAGTCATGGGCCGTCTGTCTGCCGTCCATTTCCGAAGGCATTAGCTGTGTGGCGCTCGAAGCCATGGCGTGTAATGCGCCCATTATCACCACGCCCGGAAGTGGTTTACAGTCGGATGCCGAGGGCGCCTGTGTAATTGCCGAAAGAGGACTAACAGCATTTAGTGGCGCGCTAAGCGACGCGGCAAGCTGGACTATGGCGGAGCGTAGCAGACGGGCGAAAGCGAGCGGCAACCTTGCGCGCCATAAGTACGCGTGGGATCAGGTCGTGTCTAGCTATATATGCATGTATGACGACATCATAGCGCGAGCTGTGCACAGGGGGAGAAGAGATGACAGGGCATGTCTTGTACCTAGCGGCGGCGTTTGA
- a CDS encoding glycosyltransferase family 4 protein, with translation MTGHVLYLAAAFESYHPPRLEATRRLLAAQQKNLTAVSLASSTADVLKVLSTHSPDVVVICGWNREEYLLALRWAGEHRRKVVLVSDSTEHDHFRVRLLEAWKAVIVRQCDAFFTAGKPQLRYLSQLGAPPEKIFQGCDVVDNDFFSDQRPHDSAQGLLQTLRVGPCPFFICVSRLIRRKNIARLLDAYSIYSRTTSNPWGLVIVGGGPERNALEERAKQLCAKGVRFAGRRSPDELAMLYGASRCLVHPARMDTWGLVVNEAMASGLPVLVSNETGCREDLVENGINGWSFDSESIQGIAEVMAQMHALAPEKRQAMGSQSKVIIDRWTLETHAHGLSNAIEASQQKISADTRDDPPSALWWHFSLMMVRARRQINTIHPSQD, from the coding sequence ATGACAGGGCATGTCTTGTACCTAGCGGCGGCGTTTGAAAGCTATCATCCCCCTCGTCTGGAGGCGACAAGACGGCTTTTGGCCGCGCAGCAAAAGAACCTTACCGCAGTCAGTTTGGCATCCTCTACTGCGGATGTGCTGAAAGTGCTATCGACCCACAGTCCCGATGTGGTGGTTATTTGTGGATGGAATCGAGAGGAATACTTACTTGCACTTCGGTGGGCGGGGGAACATCGGCGTAAGGTCGTGCTCGTTTCGGATTCGACCGAGCACGACCACTTCAGAGTTCGGCTGCTTGAGGCCTGGAAGGCCGTGATCGTGAGGCAATGTGATGCATTCTTCACAGCAGGGAAACCCCAGCTTCGTTACCTAAGTCAACTTGGCGCACCCCCCGAGAAGATCTTTCAAGGCTGCGATGTGGTCGACAATGACTTTTTCTCGGATCAAAGGCCTCACGACAGTGCTCAGGGCCTATTGCAAACCCTGCGTGTCGGGCCATGCCCATTTTTTATTTGTGTCTCCCGTCTCATTCGTCGCAAGAATATTGCTCGACTGCTCGATGCCTATTCGATTTACTCCCGCACCACGAGTAACCCTTGGGGTCTGGTGATCGTCGGCGGCGGTCCGGAACGAAATGCACTGGAAGAGCGCGCCAAACAACTCTGCGCGAAAGGCGTGCGGTTTGCGGGACGGCGGTCACCGGACGAACTCGCAATGCTTTATGGCGCGAGTCGCTGTTTGGTACATCCAGCGCGCATGGACACATGGGGATTGGTGGTGAACGAGGCCATGGCGTCGGGTCTACCTGTCTTAGTCTCGAACGAGACCGGATGCCGTGAAGACCTTGTCGAAAACGGGATTAACGGTTGGTCGTTTGATTCTGAGTCCATTCAAGGAATCGCGGAAGTGATGGCGCAGATGCATGCGCTTGCTCCAGAAAAACGACAAGCGATGGGCTCCCAAAGTAAAGTCATTATAGATCGCTGGACGCTTGAGACCCACGCTCATGGGCTATCTAACGCGATTGAGGCAAGTCAGCAAAAGATTAGTGCCGATACCCGCGATGATCCGCCCAGCGCGTTGTGGTGGCATTTTTCCTTAATGATGGTGCGTGCGCGCCGCCAGATCAATACCATTCACCCGTCGCAAGATTAG
- a CDS encoding FkbM family methyltransferase, which translates to MKSHDRQCFEQQVAILESPRWRKMVLHPWRPVLSRLLTRYAALLGKVISADVRTFWGDEMTVVLPEVVSTCIFNYRIYEPGLTLFALEYCEPGMVFADVGAHFGYFTLLASHLVGESGSVHALEPTPSTYAVLEKNALGRKNVTLHNIAAWSTSTQLEVNDFGVPFSAFNSAYQPRLSNKQKKRAKASQYSAAALPLDEFFARHGINPGFIKIDAESAEKEILLGLVNTLTSSRPIVSIEVGDQNIPGVASSRELLDSVLQFGYDAMEYKRGKIVRHQLRSTYDYSNILFLPR; encoded by the coding sequence ATGAAGTCTCACGATCGACAGTGTTTCGAGCAACAGGTTGCAATACTTGAGAGTCCCCGTTGGCGCAAGATGGTGCTGCACCCGTGGCGGCCGGTGCTTTCTCGGTTGCTCACACGCTACGCGGCGCTGCTCGGCAAGGTAATTTCAGCAGACGTGCGGACGTTCTGGGGTGACGAGATGACCGTGGTTTTGCCCGAGGTGGTCTCAACGTGCATCTTTAACTATCGTATTTACGAGCCGGGTTTGACCTTGTTCGCGCTCGAATACTGCGAACCAGGTATGGTGTTCGCAGATGTTGGTGCGCATTTTGGATATTTCACACTTCTTGCATCACACCTCGTCGGCGAGTCCGGATCTGTGCATGCCCTTGAGCCAACGCCTAGCACATACGCCGTTCTTGAAAAGAACGCGCTCGGTCGAAAGAACGTCACGCTTCACAACATTGCAGCCTGGTCTACATCCACTCAGTTGGAGGTCAATGACTTTGGTGTGCCGTTCTCGGCATTTAATTCGGCCTATCAGCCCCGTCTTTCGAATAAGCAAAAAAAGAGGGCCAAGGCGTCTCAGTATTCCGCCGCCGCTTTGCCTCTGGATGAGTTTTTCGCACGACACGGCATCAACCCCGGCTTCATCAAAATAGACGCTGAGAGCGCAGAGAAAGAAATCCTGCTCGGTTTGGTGAACACGCTCACGTCGAGCCGTCCAATTGTGTCGATTGAAGTGGGCGACCAAAATATCCCCGGAGTCGCCTCATCGCGCGAACTCCTGGATTCAGTTTTGCAGTTTGGTTACGACGCCATGGAATACAAACGCGGCAAAATTGTGCGCCACCAACTACGATCGACTTACGATTATTCCAACATTCTGTTTTTACCCCGCTAG
- a CDS encoding FkbM family methyltransferase produces the protein MRALIKAGRNALRRAGFDIVRHYHVPSRTLLGLTHFPIRTVIDVGANIGQSTLQYLALFPEATVHAFEPLPDVFCELQRAVKPYAERVCAYNVALGAVEATSEMFRHCDHNASSSLLATTDRTAALYPQVKSQARVHVQQRRLDAVLEAITLQQGIFIKIDAQGYEKHVLSGGIQVLERSSACLIEVAVQELYEGQASFHELVELFWGLEFVFAGTLEQHYDEQGRVVYFDAMFVKKQWAGEKA, from the coding sequence ATGCGTGCTTTAATAAAGGCTGGCCGCAATGCGTTGCGGCGTGCCGGGTTCGACATTGTTCGCCATTATCACGTGCCTAGTCGTACGTTGCTCGGGCTTACACATTTCCCAATTCGAACAGTGATCGATGTGGGCGCGAACATTGGGCAGAGCACACTACAATACCTCGCACTTTTTCCCGAGGCCACCGTTCATGCGTTCGAACCGCTTCCGGATGTGTTTTGCGAGCTACAACGTGCAGTAAAACCTTATGCCGAAAGAGTCTGCGCCTATAACGTCGCCCTCGGGGCAGTAGAAGCCACGAGCGAAATGTTCCGGCATTGTGATCATAACGCGTCGTCGTCACTGCTTGCGACCACGGATCGCACCGCCGCACTATACCCGCAGGTGAAGAGCCAGGCGCGCGTGCATGTTCAGCAGCGTAGGCTAGATGCTGTGTTGGAAGCAATAACGCTACAGCAAGGGATTTTCATTAAGATCGATGCACAGGGATACGAAAAACATGTGCTTTCCGGTGGCATCCAAGTGCTTGAGCGCAGCAGCGCTTGTCTGATAGAGGTGGCCGTGCAGGAGCTTTACGAAGGGCAAGCTAGCTTCCATGAATTGGTCGAGCTCTTTTGGGGCCTAGAGTTTGTTTTTGCGGGCACGCTTGAGCAGCACTATGACGAGCAAGGACGGGTGGTTTATTTTGACGCCATGTTTGTGAAGAAACAGTGGGCGGGAGAGAAGGCATGA